The DNA region AGGTAGACCAGCGCGCGGACGCCTCCGACGGTGACCGACCGCACCCGGCCGGCGTGGCCGGCGACGCCGGGGGGCGGGAAGCCGGGCAGGTCGGTGACCGGGAACTCGTGGTCGGGGGCGCCCAGCCCGTCGGCGGCGGGCACCCAGCCCGAGCCCAGCACGAGGGCCACGTCGTGGGTCCCGGCGCCGGTCAGCTCGCGCAGGCGGGCGGCGGCGGCGTCGGCCGCGGCGTAGGGATCGGGGTTTGCGGAAGCGTTCACGCGATGAGGGTAGCTTGTCGGGGCCTACGCGCGTAGACGGGTCTACGCTGCGGCGTCGTGAAATCGGGTCTTCGTACGATTGACGTCACCCGTCAGGCCGCCCCCACCCGGGTGGCCGTCAGCCTCGCGCTGGGCGTTGCCCCCCCGTCACCCCGGCGCTGGGCGTTGCCCCCCAGGGAAGCGGGCCGCGTGTACGCCGGACGCCGGCCCCCCCGGGGCGCGGGCTGCGTCGACGCTGGACGTCAGCACTTCAGGGGGGCGGGGAACTGCGCGACAAGCCACCCACCGGGCCGGTGGTCCTGGGGGTACCTCCCAGGCGGAGCTCTGGGGGAGATCCGAACAGCCCCTTCGGGACGGTGACGACCTGCGGGCCGCTGGGGGTACCTCCCAGGCGAAGCTCTGGGGGAGGTTGCTCGCGCCGTTCCCCGCGCCCCTGAAAAACACGCCCAGCGCCGAGCCGGCCGGGGCCGGGCGCAGCCCGGGGAGCGGGGGAGCGGCGCGCCGCTGGGAACGGGGCCACGCCCGGCGTGAGGATCAGCAAGGGCGCTTGCGGAGCTCCATGACGTAATCGTGCGGCGCCCCCGCCGACTCCGCCGCGTCCGCGACCTCGCCCAGATACCGCGCCGAGGGCAACCCGCCCTCGTAGTCGTTGAGCACGTAGAGCCACGCCGCCAGATCGCCCTCCAGGCTGTGCACGCGGACCGTGGCGCGCCGGTACATCCCCAGCGGCACGCCCTCCCAGCGGTCCATCGACTCCTCGTCCACCGGCGCGATCTCGTAGAGCCCGACGAAGACCTGCCCGGCCGGGTCCTCCACCACCGTGGCGAGCGCGCCCTCCCAGCCCATCTGCTCGCCGCCGAAGGTCAGCCGCCAGCCCTGCAGCCACCCGGTGCCGCGCAGCGGTGAGTGCGGGGCGCGGCGGGTCATCAGCCGCGCGTCGAGATTGGTTCCGTAGGCGGCGTAGAGCGACATGGACACGAGCGTAAGGCAGCGGCCCCGCCCCGGTGCGGCGGCGCCGCGCCCCCTGGACGCGAGCGCTTGGCGCGTGCGGGACAATGGGGTACGTGACTCGGATCGTGATCATCGGTGGTGGACCCGGCGGCTACGAAGCGGCGCTCGTGGCCGCGCAGCTCGGCGCGGAGGTGACCGTCGTCGACCGCGACGGCCTGGGCGGCGCGTCGGTGCTGACCGACTGCGTGCCGTCCAAGACCCTCATCGCCACGGCGGAGGTGATGACCACCTTCGACTCCTCGTACGACGAGCTGGGCATCATCGTCGCCGACGCTCCAAGCGTGCCCACCATCGGCCAGGAGGGGCCCGCCGCGCCCGCCGTCGGCCAGGAGGGCTCCACCTCGCCCCTGGAGAAGTCCACCCGCGTGGTCGGCGTCGACCTGGGGAAGGTCAACCGCCGGGTCAAGCGCCTGGCGCTGGCGCAGTCCCACGACATCACCGCCTCGGTGACGCGCGCCGGTGTGCGGGTGCTGCGCGGCCGGGGGCGGCTCGAAGGCTGCCAGACCGCCGAGGGCACCCGCTGCGTCGTGGTCGAGTCACCGGACGGCACCGTCGAGCGGCTCACCGCGGACGCCGTGCTGGTCGCCACCGGCGGCCGGCCGCGGGAGCTGCCGGACGCGCGGCCCGACGGCGAGCGCATCCTGAACTGGACGCAGGTCTACGACCTCGACGAGCTGCCGCGCGAGCTGATCGTGGTCGGCTCGGGCGTCACCGGCGCGGAGTTCGCCGGCGCCTACCAGGCGCTCGGCTCGCACGTCACGCTCGTCTCCTCCCGTGACCGGGTGCTGCCGGGCGAGGACCCGGACGCGGCCGCCGTGCTGGAGGACGTCTTCCGCCGCCGCGGCATGAACGTGATGGCCCGCTCGCGCGCCGCGGGCGTCAAGAGAGTGGGCGACGGCGTCGAGGTCACCCTCTCCGACGGCCGGGTGATCACCGGCACGCACTGCCTGATGGCCGTCGGCGCGATCCCCAACACCGCGGACATGGGCCTGGAGGAGGCGGGCGTGAAGCTCACCGAGTCCGGCCACATCAGGACCGACAAGGTCTCCCGCACCAGCGCCCCCGGCGTCTACGCGGCCGGCGACGTGACCGGGGTGTTCGCGCTGGCGTCGGTCGCCGCGATGCAGGGCCGGATCGCGATGTACCACTTCCTCGGGGACGCGGTGGCCCCGCTGAACCTCAAGACGGTGTCCTCCAACGTCTTCACCGATCCGGAGATCGCCACCGTCGGCTACACCCAGGCGGACGTGGACGCCGGCCGGATGGCCGCCAACGTCGTCAAGCTGCCGTTGCTGCGCAACCCGCGGGCGAAGATGCAGGGGATCAGGGACGGGTTCGTGAAGCTGTTCTGCCGGCCCGGCACCGGGATCGTGGTGGGCGGCGTGGTGGTCGCGCCCAGGGCGAGCGAGCTGATCCACCCGATCTCGATCGCGGTCGACAACAGCCTGACCGTCGAGCAGATCGCCAACGCGTTCACCGTGTACCCGTCGCTGTCCGGCTCGGTCGCGGAGGTCGCCCGGCAGTTGCACAGCCGCAAGACCGCCGACGGGAGCTGAGCCGTACGGGAACCGACCGCTCCCCACACCGCCGCGGTACGAACGTGCGGTCGGTACATAGCACGTGACGGTCTGATCTGGGCGGGAATTGCGTGATCTGGTGCAAAACGCTGAACTCCCTGGGCGACTGGGGTTACTGTCGGTTCCGTGTTCGCTGCAGAACGTCGCCAATTGATCCTGGAAATGGTGCGGGCCAACGGAGCGGTCTCGCTCCGTGAGCTGGCACGTGTCGTCCAGACCTCCGAGGTGACCGTGCGCCGTGACGTGCGGGCGCTGGAGGCCGAAGGACTGCTGGACCGCCGGCACGGCGGCGCCGTGCTGCCGGGCGGTTTCACGAGGGAGTCCGGCTTCCCGCAGAAGTCGCACCTGGCGACGGCCGAGAAGACGGCGATCGCCGACCTCGCGGCCGGTCTCGTCGAGGAGGGCGACGCCGTCGTGGTGGGCGCGGGCACCACCACGCAGGAGCTGGCCAGACGGCTGGCCCGGGTGCCGGGCCTGACCGTGGTGACCAACTCGCTGCTGGTCGCGCAGGCCCTCGCGCACGCCAACCGCGTCGAGGTGGTGATGACGGGGGACGCTGCGCGGGTCCAACTACGGCCTGGTCGGCAGCGGCGCCGAACAGTCGCTGCAGGGGCTGCGGGTCTCCCGGGCGTTCCTGTCCGGCGCGGGGCTGACCGCCGAGCGCGGCCTGTCCACGTCCAACATGCTGGCCGCGAGCGTCGACCGGGCGCTGGTGCAGGCGGCGGCCGAGGTCGTGGTGCTGGCCGACCACACCAAGCTCGGCTCGGACACGATGTTCCAGACCGTGCCGACCGACGTGATCACCCATCTGGTCACCGACGACCCGCCGGTGGAGGACGAGCGGGCCGGCGCCGAGCTCCAGGCGCTGGCCGACCGCGGGGTGCAGGTCGCGGTCGCCGCGACCGGCGCCGATCTCACGGCCACCGGCCGTGCCCGGCGGGAGGCGGCGCCGCTGCCGTCGCCGCGCCGCCACGCGCCCGGTCAGCCGCCGCGCGCCGACCGCCCCGGGCTGCCGCTGGCGACCCGGCCCCGCTCACTCCGCGGCTGGCGGACATCCGCCGCCGCTGACCCCGGCCGCCTCGGCGGCCACGGACGCCCCCGGCGCCGCGGACGCCATGGAGGCCCCCGGCGCCGCGGACGCCACGGACGCCCCCGGCGCTGCGGGCGCCGCCGGTCGCGCCGGGGCGGGCGCGGACCGTGCCGGGGCCGGCGCGTCGCGGGTCAGCACACCGAGCAGCGCCAGTGACATCAGCCGGTCGAACAGCCCGCGTTCGTCCGGGTTCTTCTCCGCGGTGCTCACCAGCGCGTAGGTGAGCTTGAGCAGGTCGGAGATCGTCGCGTCCGCGCGGACCGCCCCGGCCTGCTGGGCGCGCAGCAGGAGTTGGCCGCCGGAGCCGCGCAGCCGGGTCTTGCACGCGACCATGCGCTCCTCCGCGCCCTCCATCACCGCGGCGGCCAGCCCGCGGTAGGCGGTCGAGTGCACCGCGACCGACCGCAGCCAGCGGACCAGCGCGTCCGCCGGGTCGTCGGCGGTCATCAGCTCCTCGGCCCGCGCGCTCAGCGTGTCGAGTTCGAGTTCGTAGACCGCGCTGAGCAGGGCGTAGCGGTCGGGGAAGTGCCGGTAGAGGGTGCCGATGCCGACGCCGGCGTGCCGGGCGATGTCCTCCAGGGCCACGTCCGTGCCGTGCACCAGGAACGCCTGCTTGGCCTCGTGGACCAGCCGGTCGTAGTTGCGCTGCGCGTCAGCCCGCATGCCCTGTTCCGCCCTCCGGGGAATGCCCTCGTCCCTGAAATGGATTGTACAACCGGAGGATGCCTCCGTATCCTTACCGGAGGGAGCCTCCGGTTGGCTTCCCGGCACCTTCCGTGCACCGTCCGTTGCACGTCCGTCCCGCTGCCTTCTCTCCGCTGGAGGCCCACCCCCATGTCCTCGCACCACGTGCGCGACACCGCTCCCGACACCGCGGGGCCGATCCGCTCCTCCGGCGCGGCCGACCCGGGCGAGCTGTCCCCGGCGCGCCGGCACCCGTTCATCGCCCTCGCCGCGATCGTCGGCACCCAGCTGATGCTGCTGCTCGACGCGACGGTGGTGAACGTCGCGCTGCCCGGCATCGGCGACCACCTCGGCTTCTCGCCCACCGGCATGTCCTGGGTGCTCAACGTCTACACCCTCGCCTTCGGCGGTCTGCTGCTGCTCGGCAGCCGGATCGGCGACCTGATCGGCCGGCGCACCGCGCTGGTGTGGGGCGTCGCCGCCTTCACCCTCGCCTCGGTCGCCGGCGGCCTGGCCAACGACGCCACCACGCTGCTGATCGCCCGCGGCGTGCAGGGCGCGGCCGGCGCGCTCGCCGCGCCCAGCACCCTCGCGCTGATCGCCACGTCCTTCTCCGAGGGCGCCGAGCGCAACCGCGCGCTCAGCGTCTTCTCCGCGGTCTCCGGCGCCGGCTCCGCGGTCGGCCTGACCGCCGGCGGCATGCTCACCGACTGGGGCTCCTGGCGCTGGGTGTTCTTCGTCAACATCCCGGTGGGCGTGGCGATCGTGCTGCTCGCCCCGCGCTTCATCAGCGAGACCGAGAAGCACCGCGGCGGGCGCTTCGACATCGCCGGCGCCCTCACCGGCACCCTCGGCATGGCCACCCTGGTCTACGCGTTCATCCGGGTCGGCGAGAGCAGCTGGGGCGACGGCCGCGCGATCACGTCCTTCGTCGTCGCCGTCGCGCTGCTCGCCGCGTTCCTGATCAACGAGACCCGGGTGGAACGCCCGCTGGTGGTCCTGCGGCTGTTCGCCGACCGCAACCGGGCGCTGGCCTACGCGGTCATGCTGCTGGTCCCGGCCGGGATGTTCGGCGTCTTCTACTTCAGCACCCAGTACCTGCAGACGTATCTGCACTACAGCCCGCTGAAGGCCGGCTTCGCGTTCCTGCCGCTGTCCGGGCCGCTGTTCGTCGGGGCCCGGCTCGCGCCGCGGCTGCTCGCCCGCTACGGCGCCAAGCCCGTCGCGGCCACCGGCGGGCTGCTCAACGTGGCGGGCATGGCCTGGATCACCCAGCTGTCCGCGTCCGACGGCTACGCCCGGGGCATCCTTCCCTCGCTGATCCTGATCGGCGTCGGCGTCGGCTTCACGATGATGCCGCTGAACACCTTCATCCTGTCCGGCGTGGCGCCCAAGGACGCGGGCTCGGCCTCGGGCCTGCTGCAGACCATGCAGCAGGTCGGCGGCAGCCTCGGCCTGTCGGTGCTGGTCACCGTCTTCGGCACGGTCTCCCGCCACCACCGGGACAACCCGTTCATCCACGGCGCGACGGCCGCGTTCACCATGGCCGCCGTCTTCACCGGACTGGCGCTGGCGCTGGTGCTGTGCCTGAAGTCCCCGGCCCGCCCCGCCCTGCGCGGATAGGCACGGCGGGGGCGGGCCCGGTTCACCGACCGGACCCGCCCCCGCCGCGTACGCCGCAGCCGGGTTCGCGCCCGGCGGCGCGTCAGTCCTTGATCTCGCAGATCACCGCGCCCGAGGAGACCGAGGAGCCGACCTCGGCCTTCAGGCCGATGACCGTGCCGGAGCGGTGCGCGTTCAGCGGCTGCTCCATCTTCATCGCCTCCAGGACCACGATCAGGTCGCCCTCGGCGACCTGCTGGTTCTCCTCGACGGCGACCTTCACGATGGTGCCCTGCATCGGCGAGGCCAGCGCGTCGCCGGAGACCGCCGTGCTGGCCTTGGCCGCCTGCCGGCGCTTGGGCTTGGCGCCCGCGGCCAGACCGGTGCGGGCCAGCGTCATGCCGAGCGAGGCCGGCAGCGACACCTCCAGGCGCTTGCCGCCCACCTCCACGACCACCGTCTCGCGGCCCGGGCCCTCCTCGTCGTCCACCGCGGGACCGGTGAACGGCGGGATGGTGTTCTCGAACTCCGTCTCGATCCACCGGGTGTGGACCGTGAACGGCCCCTCCTTCGGCGCGAACGCCGGGTCGACGACCACCGCGCGGTGGAACGGGATGGCCGTCGCCATGCCCTCGACCTCGAACTCCGCCAGCGCCCGCGCCGCGCGCTGCAGCGCCTGCTCCCGCGTCGCGCCGGTGATCACCAGCTTGGCCAGCAGCGAGTCCCAGGCCGGGCCGATCACACTGCCCGCCTCCACACCGGCGTCCAGCCGCACACCGGGACCGGACGGCGCGTCGAACCGCGTCACCGTGCCCGGCGCGGGCAGGAAGTTGCGGCCCGGGTCCTCGCCGTTGATGCGGAACTCGAACGAGTGGCCGCGCAGCGGCGGGTCGTCGTAGCCCAGCTCCTCGCCGTCGGCGATCCGGAACATCTCGCGCACCAGGTCGATGCCCGAGACCTCCTCGGTCACCGGGTGCTCCACCTGGAGACGGGTGTTGACCTCGAGGAAGGAGATCGTGCCGTCCTGGCCCACCAGGAACTCGCAGGTGCCCGCGCCGGCGTAGCCCGCCTCCTTGAGGATGGCCTTGGACGCGGTGTAGAGCTGCTCGTTCTGCTCGGGCGTCAGATACGGGGCCGGGGCCTCCTCGACCAGCTTCTGGTGGCGGCGCTGGAGCGAGCAGTCACGGGTGGACACCACCACCACGTTGCCGTGCTTGTCGGCCAGGCACTGCGTCTCCACGTGCCGCGGCCGGTCCAGGTAGCGCTCCACGAAGCACTCGCCGCGGCCGAAGGCGGCGACCGCCTCGCGCACCGCGGAGTCGTACAGCTCCGGGACCTCCTCCAGGGTGCGGGCCACCTTCAGGCCGCGCCCGCCGCCGCCGAAGGCCGCCTTGATGGCGATCGGCAGGCCGTGCTCCTTCGCGAAGGCCACGACCTCCTCCGCGCCGGAGACCGGGTCAGGGGTGCCGGCCACCAGCGGCGCGCCGGCCCGCTGGGCGATGTGACGGGCCGCCACCTTGTCGCCCAGATCGCGGATCGCCTGCGGCGGCGGACCGATCCAGTTCAGCCCCGCGTCGATCACGGCCTGCGCGAACTCCGCGTTCTCCGACAGGAACCCGTATCCGGGGTGGACGGCGTCGGCACCGGACTCGGCGGCCGCCCCGAGCACCTTGGCGAAGTCCAGATAGCTGGTGGCGGGCGTGTCACCGCCCAGCGCGTACGCCTCGTCGGCCGCGCGGACATGCGGCGCGTCCCGGTCGGGGTCGGCGTAGACGGCTACGCTGGCGATCCCGGCGTCCCGGCAGGCACGGGCGACGCGGACAGCGATTTCACCGCGGTTGGCGATGAGGACCTTGCGCACGGTGGCTCCCTCCTTGAAACAAGCCGAGTTTAGGTACTGGCCACACTTGATGCCGAGGCACCCCTGCACGTGAGCTTCCCCACACGGAGGGTGATCCAAGGATCGGGCCGACCCCTGAATGCCTGCTCAATCCACGGTACGGCGCTGCTCGGGCGGATGTCTCGGACTCCCCGGTGTGGCTGTCATCTCGCTTGCCGTCCGCCATGCGGCCCGAGGAATTTTTGTGGGAACCCCACGAACGAGTCATGGAAAGTTTGCCGCTCGGGCTCCCGAACGAGTGGTAGTGAGCGCGCACTTGCCGCCTCCGGTACCGGTGAGTAGCCTGCCAGGGCGGAGTACCCGGGGTAACGTCGCGGCCCGCGCCGGCCCGGCGCCGTCCGGGACGAAGGGGGACGTCGTGCGCGCAGGACGCAGGGGCATGGCCGTCGGCACCGCCGTCGTGCTGGTGCTCGAAGCCGTGGCGATCGCGGTCGTCAACTGGATACTCGGCCTGGCCGTGCAGCACCAGAAGATGTCCCTCGGCGGCCTGTCGCACGACGCGATGGCCACCGGATCGTGGGCGGCCGGCGGGCTCTTCGGGCTCTTCCTCCTGGTCTGCGCGGTGCTCGTCGCCCGGATCGCCGTCCACGACCGGATGACCGGGCGTGTCGCGCGGATCGTGCTCATCGTCTGCGCCGTGGTGCACGGCGTGATCGGCGCGCTGGCGGTCGGCCTGCTCGGCTGGGGCGGCTTCGTCGTCATGATGGCCGTCCTCGGCCTGCTGGTCGCCACCCTGCTGGCGTACGCCCCCGAGGACCGCGGCGACGCGCCCGCCGGACCCGCCGCGGGCGAGCCGACGACCGACGAGCCCGGGATGCTGCCCGAGCCGGTCGAGCACTCCGGCCGGGTGCCGCAGCCGAAGACCGGCGACGCCGACGCGTCGACGTCGTCCTCGTCGTCCTCGTCGTCCTCGTCGCAGTCCTCGCAGTCCTCGCCGGCCGCGCCGCCCGCGACGGCCTGACGGGACGTCAGGAGGGCTGCGGGCGCGGGCCGGTGCTCACGTCCACAGGTCGGTGATGCGGACGCCGAGGTCGGCGAGCAGTTGGCGCAACAGCGGCAGGGACAGGCCGATCACGTTGCCCGGGTCGCCCTCGATGCCGTCCACGAACGGCGCCGAGCGGCCGTCGAGGGTGAACGCGCCCGCCACGTGGAGCGGTTCGCCGCTGGCCACGTAGGCCGCCACCTCCGCGTCGTCCGGCGTGCCGAAGTGCACGGTGGTGGAGGCGGTCGCGGAGACCCGGCGGCCGGTCGCGGTGTCGATCAGGCAGTGCCCGGTCCGCAGGACGCCGCTGCGACCGCGCATCGCCTGCCAGCGGGCGACCGCCTCGGCGGCGTCGGCGGGCTTGCCGAGCGCCTGGCCGTCGAGTTCGAGCACCGAGTCGCAGCCGAGGACCAGGTCCCCTTCGTCCACCACGCCGTCGCCCGCGCCGGTGCCGGCCACCGCGGCGGCCTTCGCCTCGGCGAGCTTCCTGGCCAGTTCCGCCGGCGTGTCGGCGGTGACGGCGCGCTCGTCCACGCCGCTGACCACCACGCGCGGGTCGATGCCGGCCTGTTTCAGCAGGCCGAGGCGCGCGGGCGAGGCGGACGCGAGGACGAGGGGGCGGGGACGGGACGCTCGGGGGCTGGATGCTGCGGTCACCGGCCCATCGTAGGGCCGGGGCCCGCGGACCGGGCGGGCGCGTCGGATCGGGCCGGGAGTACCGGGCGGGCGCGTCGGGCCGGGTCGGGCCGGGTCGGGGAGTAGCGGGCGGGCGCGTCGGGTCGGGCCGGGTCGGGGAGTAGCGGGCGGGCGCAGGGCGGGGAGCGCCGGCCGGTCGGGCCCGGGTCAGGCGTGCCAGGCGCTGATCGTCAGGACCACCGCCGCGGCCAGCGCGATGACGACCATCGCGCGGCGCAGCATCGCCTGCGCGGCGCGCATCTCCTCCGGGGGCTCCGGGGGCTCCTCGTCCGACCACAGCATCACCCCAGGGTGCTGCCCGGCCGCCCGGCGCGCCTGAGTACGCGTACTCAGAATCGGCCCCGAACCTCATCCGTCACACGTGGCGCGGGCGTTCACCGGCGTCACGTGTGCCGGACGAGGGCGACGGGCGAGGGAAGCGGGCGAGGGCGCCGGACGGGGGAAGCGGACGAGGGCGGCGGGCGCCGCCCGTCGCGGCGTACCCGTGGGCCCCGGCGCCGCGTCCCGCGGCGTCAGCGCGGCCAGGCGGAGGTGCGCCAGGCGCCCGGGCCGGGCGTGGGGACGCTGCCGGGGACGTTGCGGGCCGGGGCGGCCCACGTGTCCAGCACCGACGGCCCCTCCGGCTCGGCCTGGGCCGCCGCGGCCCGCGCCTGGACCAGGGCGACGACGGCCGCCAGTTCCTCCGGGGTCGGCCGGCCGCGCTCCACCTTGATCACCACGTGACCACCTCTCTCGTCTGTCGCCCTGTCCACAGCTTTGCCGCGCCGCTTTGCCGCGCCGCGCGGCGTCATGGCGCCGCGGCTCACCGCACGCACCGCGCTACAACGGGATGTTGCCGTGCTTCTTCGGCGGCAGCGTCTCGCGCTTGTTCCGCAGCGTCCGCAGCGCCTTCACCAGTTGCGCACGGGTCTGCGAGGGCGCGATGACCGCGTCCACGTACCCGTGCTCGGCGGCGATGTAAGGATTCAGCAGGGTGTCCTCGTACTCCGCGATCAGCCGGGCCCGCAGCTCCTCGGCCTCCTCCGGCGTCGCGGCCTGCGCGAGCGCGCGGCGGTGCACGATGTTCACCGCGCCCTGCGCGCCCATCACCGCGATCTGCGCGGTCGGCCAGGCCAGGTTCAGGTCCGCGCCCAGGTGCTTGGAGCCCATCACGTCGTACGCGCCGCCGTACGCCTTCCGGGTGATGATCGTGATCAGGGGAACCGTGGCCTCGGCGTACGCGTAGATCAGTTTGGCACCGCGCCGGATGATCCCGTCCCACTCCTGGCTGGTGCCCGGCAGGAAGCCCGGCACGTCCACGAAGGTCACCACGGGGAGGTTGAAGCTGTCACAGGTACGCACGAAGCGCGCCGCCTTCTCCGAGGCGTTGATGTCCAGCGTCCCGGCGAACTGCAGCGGCTGATTGGCCACCACGCCCACCGGGCGGCCCTCGATCCGGCCGAAGCCGGTCAGGATGTTCGGCGCGAACAGCGCCTGCGTCTCCAGGAACTCGCCGTCGTCCAGGACGTGCTCGACCACCCGGTGCATGTCGTACGGCTGGTTCGCCGAGTCCGGGATCAGCGTGTCGAGTTCGAGGTTTTCGTCGGTGACCGCCAGGTCCGCCTCGGCCGGGAAGGCGGGCGGCTCCTGGAGGTTGTTGTCCGGCAGATAGGAGAGCAGTGCCTTGACGTACTCGAAGGCGTCCTTCTCGTCGCCCGCCAGGTGGTGGGCGTTGCCCGAGGTGGTGTTGTGGGTGCGCGCGCCGCCCAGCTCCTCCATCCCGACGTCCTCGCCGGTGACGGTCTTGATGACGTCGGGCCCGGTGATGAACATGTGCGAGGTCTGATCGACCATCACCACGAAGTCGGTGATCGCGGGGGAGTAGACCGCGCCGCCCGCGCACGGACCCATCACCAGGCTGATCTGCGGGATCACGCCCGAGGCGTGGGTGTTGCGGCGGAAGATCTCGCCGTACAGGCCGAGCGAGGCCACGCCCTCCTGGATGCGCGCGCCGCCGGAGTCGTTGATGCCGATCACCGGGCAGCCGGTCTTCAGCGCGAAGTCCATCACCTTGACGATCTTCTGGCCGAAGACCTCGCCGAGGGCTCCGCCGAAGACCGTGAAGTCCTGCGAGAAGACGGCGACCGGACGGCCGTCGACCGTGCCGTAGCCGGTCACCACACCGTCGCCGTACGGGCGGGTCTCGGCCATCCCGAAGTTCGTGGACCGGTGCCGGGCGAACTCGTCCAGCTCGGTGAACGACCCCTGGTCCAGCAGCAGTTCGATGCGCTCCCGGGCGGTCAGCTTGCCCTTGGCGTGCTGCTTGTCGACCGCGCGCGACGAACCCGCGTGCGTCGCCGCCTCGATGCGGTGGCGCAGATCCGCGAGTTTGCCCGCAGTCGTGTGGATGTCGTACTCCGGCTCGGCCATGGAGGCGGCTCTCCTGCTCTCGGCGGCTCTTGCGCGAGCGGTCCGCGGGACCCCTCGGCTCTTGCACGCGGTCCGCGGACCGCTGGTTGACTGGCGGGTAACGCTGGTTCCGTAGCGTAGTGGCGACGCTCGGATACCGGCACTGCGGCGTTCACCACACTGGCGGCTCCCGCCCGGGAGCGGAGGCGTCCCGCCGGGGGTGAGCCGCGTGCGCGCGGGTTGACGCCGGGTCGGCGTGGCGCGGGGCGCGGGGCGCGGGCGGGCAGTCCCCGGCGGCGTGGGAGATCCGCACCGCGCCGCCTAGGGTGGGGGCATGACGCCCAGCCGCTGGTCCGATCTCGACCGTCCGCCGCTGAACGCCGCGGCGCTGCGCAGAGCGGTGGTGACGCCCGGCGGCCTGTGGACCGCGCTCGACGTGGTGGACGCCACCGGCTCCACCAACGCCGACCTGGCCGCGCGGGCCGCGCGGGGCGCGCCGGAGGGTGCGGTGCTGGTCGCCGAGGAGCAGACCGCGGGCCGCGGCCGGCTCGACCGGCGCTGGACGGCGCCGGCCCGCTCGGGCCTGTTCTTCTCGGTGCTGCTGCGTCCCGGCGCCGCCGCGGCGGACGGCGCGGCGCCCGTGCCGGCCGAGCGCTGGGGGTGGCTGCCGCTGCTCGCCGGGGTCGCGGTCGCCACGGCGCTGTCCCGCGTCGGCGGCGTGGACACGGCCCTCAAATGGCCCAACGACCTGCTGGTGACCGTCGACGGCGGGGAGCGCAAGGCCGGCGGCATCCTCGCCGAGCGCTCGGGCGCGGACGCGGTGGTCGTCGGGATCGGCGTCAACGTGTCGCTGCGCGCGGACGAGCTGCCGGTGCCCACGGCGGCGTCGCTCGCGCTCGCGGGGGCGGCGGGCACGGACCGCGATCCGCTGCTGCGGGCGGTACTGCGGTCGTTCGCCGACTGGTACGGCGCGTGGCGGGCCGCGGACGGCGACCCGGCGGCCTCGCGGCTCCAGCAGACCTACGCGGCCGGGTGCGCGACGCTCGGCCGCGAGGTGCGGGCGGAGCTGCCGGGGGGCGCGGAGCTGGTCGGCACGGCCGTCGCGGTCGACGGGGACGGGCGCATCGTGGTCGCGCCGTCCGACGGCGCGGCCGAGAGGGCTCTCGCGTCGGGCGACATCATCCACCTCACCGCCACCGGCTGAGGTCGCCCAGGTCCCTCCGCGCCCCTCCGCGCCGTACGCCGGCTCACCCTCGCGCCGGCGCCGCGCACCCGGTTGCGACGCCCACGCGGTGGTCGGCCCGGCGCCGGGCGCCCCTGGGGACCCGGCGTCGAGCGCCATGGGGGCGGGGGGCTCGTATGGCGCAGCGTCCGGCGTCGTGTGGGGGGATGGGAACGTGAGCTGGGGCACACCTGCCGTATCGTTGAGGGGCTGCGTCGTCTCGATGATCGGAAGGGCTGTGCGCAGGGATT from Actinacidiphila sp. DG2A-62 includes:
- a CDS encoding gamma-glutamylcyclotransferase, which produces MSLYAAYGTNLDARLMTRRAPHSPLRGTGWLQGWRLTFGGEQMGWEGALATVVEDPAGQVFVGLYEIAPVDEESMDRWEGVPLGMYRRATVRVHSLEGDLAAWLYVLNDYEGGLPSARYLGEVADAAESAGAPHDYVMELRKRPC
- a CDS encoding NAD(P)H-quinone dehydrogenase; translation: MGYVTRIVIIGGGPGGYEAALVAAQLGAEVTVVDRDGLGGASVLTDCVPSKTLIATAEVMTTFDSSYDELGIIVADAPSVPTIGQEGPAAPAVGQEGSTSPLEKSTRVVGVDLGKVNRRVKRLALAQSHDITASVTRAGVRVLRGRGRLEGCQTAEGTRCVVVESPDGTVERLTADAVLVATGGRPRELPDARPDGERILNWTQVYDLDELPRELIVVGSGVTGAEFAGAYQALGSHVTLVSSRDRVLPGEDPDAAAVLEDVFRRRGMNVMARSRAAGVKRVGDGVEVTLSDGRVITGTHCLMAVGAIPNTADMGLEEAGVKLTESGHIRTDKVSRTSAPGVYAAGDVTGVFALASVAAMQGRIAMYHFLGDAVAPLNLKTVSSNVFTDPEIATVGYTQADVDAGRMAANVVKLPLLRNPRAKMQGIRDGFVKLFCRPGTGIVVGGVVVAPRASELIHPISIAVDNSLTVEQIANAFTVYPSLSGSVAEVARQLHSRKTADGS
- a CDS encoding TetR/AcrR family transcriptional regulator translates to MRADAQRNYDRLVHEAKQAFLVHGTDVALEDIARHAGVGIGTLYRHFPDRYALLSAVYELELDTLSARAEELMTADDPADALVRWLRSVAVHSTAYRGLAAAVMEGAEERMVACKTRLRGSGGQLLLRAQQAGAVRADATISDLLKLTYALVSTAEKNPDERGLFDRLMSLALLGVLTRDAPAPARSAPAPARPAAPAAPGASVASAAPGASMASAAPGASVAAEAAGVSGGGCPPAAE
- a CDS encoding MFS transporter, producing the protein MSSHHVRDTAPDTAGPIRSSGAADPGELSPARRHPFIALAAIVGTQLMLLLDATVVNVALPGIGDHLGFSPTGMSWVLNVYTLAFGGLLLLGSRIGDLIGRRTALVWGVAAFTLASVAGGLANDATTLLIARGVQGAAGALAAPSTLALIATSFSEGAERNRALSVFSAVSGAGSAVGLTAGGMLTDWGSWRWVFFVNIPVGVAIVLLAPRFISETEKHRGGRFDIAGALTGTLGMATLVYAFIRVGESSWGDGRAITSFVVAVALLAAFLINETRVERPLVVLRLFADRNRALAYAVMLLVPAGMFGVFYFSTQYLQTYLHYSPLKAGFAFLPLSGPLFVGARLAPRLLARYGAKPVAATGGLLNVAGMAWITQLSASDGYARGILPSLILIGVGVGFTMMPLNTFILSGVAPKDAGSASGLLQTMQQVGGSLGLSVLVTVFGTVSRHHRDNPFIHGATAAFTMAAVFTGLALALVLCLKSPARPALRG
- a CDS encoding acetyl/propionyl/methylcrotonyl-CoA carboxylase subunit alpha, giving the protein MRKVLIANRGEIAVRVARACRDAGIASVAVYADPDRDAPHVRAADEAYALGGDTPATSYLDFAKVLGAAAESGADAVHPGYGFLSENAEFAQAVIDAGLNWIGPPPQAIRDLGDKVAARHIAQRAGAPLVAGTPDPVSGAEEVVAFAKEHGLPIAIKAAFGGGGRGLKVARTLEEVPELYDSAVREAVAAFGRGECFVERYLDRPRHVETQCLADKHGNVVVVSTRDCSLQRRHQKLVEEAPAPYLTPEQNEQLYTASKAILKEAGYAGAGTCEFLVGQDGTISFLEVNTRLQVEHPVTEEVSGIDLVREMFRIADGEELGYDDPPLRGHSFEFRINGEDPGRNFLPAPGTVTRFDAPSGPGVRLDAGVEAGSVIGPAWDSLLAKLVITGATREQALQRAARALAEFEVEGMATAIPFHRAVVVDPAFAPKEGPFTVHTRWIETEFENTIPPFTGPAVDDEEGPGRETVVVEVGGKRLEVSLPASLGMTLARTGLAAGAKPKRRQAAKASTAVSGDALASPMQGTIVKVAVEENQQVAEGDLIVVLEAMKMEQPLNAHRSGTVIGLKAEVGSSVSSGAVICEIKD
- a CDS encoding nucleoside triphosphate pyrophosphatase, yielding MTAASSPRASRPRPLVLASASPARLGLLKQAGIDPRVVVSGVDERAVTADTPAELARKLAEAKAAAVAGTGAGDGVVDEGDLVLGCDSVLELDGQALGKPADAAEAVARWQAMRGRSGVLRTGHCLIDTATGRRVSATASTTVHFGTPDDAEVAAYVASGEPLHVAGAFTLDGRSAPFVDGIEGDPGNVIGLSLPLLRQLLADLGVRITDLWT